GCCCCGGCCCGCGGTGGCCCTCCAGACCGGGCACGTCCCGGTCTTCCTCGCGGCCCGGAGCCGTGCGGGCGGAAAGGTCGGGGGGAGAAGGCAGGGCGGGCACGTCGAAAGGCGCGGTCATGGGGTTGCTCCTTCATTCCCTGGTGGGGTCGGTGCGGACGCGCAGCACCGCGTAATACTGGCGCTGCCCGCCGTCAGTCAGGACCAGACCGCGTTCGTCCACGCGGATCAGCTTGCGCCCCACCGTGTTGCCGACATTGCCGCCGATGACGGTAAGGCGGCCCGGCGCTGCCTCCACGACGATGTCGCAGTGCGATGGGCGGGCCTGGCCGTCGTCCACGTTCTCGAAGGTCACGCCGCTGTCCTGGCGGCCCGTGCAGACGAGGTCGCCCGGCTGTGGCGCGACTTCCGTGATGCGGGAGAGCCAGAAAGGATTCGCCAGGTCGCCGCGCAGGCGGTTGCGTTTGGCGGCGGCGCAGTAGACGGTGTGCCCGGCGGCGTAGCGGAAGCGGTCGCCCGCCCCGGCCCGCCGCATCACCCACGAGATAAAGGCGGCGCTCCAGGGGGTGCGGTCGTCAATCGCCCGGTCGGCGGCCACGCCCCCCAGCCCGGCCCCGTCCATCCAGTACCCGCGCAGCACTGGGCGCATGGCCGGATCCGTCTCGGAACGCGCCGCGCCTCCCGGGTGCCAGCGCGCGTCTTCCTCCAGCGCGATGCGGACCACGTCGGCCTTGAACTGGGTCCAGGCAGGGTCGCCCGGCGGGGGGGTCGGGGGGACCGGCTGGGGCGGAGGCGGCTGAGGGGAAGGCCCGGCCCCGCCCGCCCACTCGTCCAGCCTAGCCCAGGTCCGGGAACCGATGACCCCGTCGTGTTCGCGCGGCTGGCCGGGAAAGGCGAGCTGCTGGAAGGCGACCGTGACCGCGCGTGTCCGCTGCCCGAACGCCCCGTCCTCCGCCAGCGGGGCACCGGGGAGGGCGGGCCGTCCGGCGGCGAGTTCGCGGGCGTGGATCACGTTGAGGAGATGCTGGGCCTCGCGCACCGCCTCGCCCTGCGCGCCTGCCCGTAGCGTGGGCCGCGTGCCTGGACCGGGTGGGGTGGGGCCGGGCGGGACGGGCACGGGGGGAATGGGCGCTGGCGGCAGAGGCGACGCCCCTTCCAGCCGTGCGCGGGCCTCCTCCCAGCGTGGGCCACGGCAGCGCCGGTCCACTGCCGCCGTCAGGTCGGAGACGCGGATGGTGCCGTCCCTGCGGCGATCCAGGCCGCTGTTCGCGGCGTAGGCGCTGGGATAGGGACCGTCCCGCCCGGTCAGCACCGTGTCGGGGTCCGAGCCGCCCGCCAGCGTCGCGGGAAGAAAGGTCGCCTGGTACAGCCGCGCGGTGGAATTCAGGCTGTACCGCTTGTAGGGCCGGTAGAAGCGTTCGACAAAGGGAAGCTGTTCCTCCGCGCTGAGGCGGCGAAAGGCCTCGTGGCCCGCCGTCCAGCCCAGGCGCAGCAGCGTGGCGGGCATGAACTGGATCAGGCCGCTGGCGTGGCCGTGCGCGTTGTGTGCGTCGGCCCGGATGCCGCTCTCGGCCATCATCACCTGGAGGAGGTGCAGCGGCTGGGCGTCCAGAGCGGCCCCCACCGCCCTCATCCCCGCGAAGAAGGCGTCGGAAAGGTCGGCGGTCGCGCTCGACTCGGCGTCGGCCTCGCCGGTCGTGCGGGGCGGGTCGGTTACCGCGGGGGCTTCCCCGAAGTTCAGGTGGGCCAGCGAGAGCCAGCCGATCACCGTCCGGTCCTGCCCGCCGCGCAGGCTGGCGGTGCGGGGACCCAGGACCAGTTCGCGTTCCCGCTCGCGGGCGCACTCCAGGCCGCCCTCGCGCTGCCCGGCGTCGGCGCTACGCCAGAAAGTCCTGCCCGCCCGCTGCACCTCCTCCAGAAAGACGCAGACGTGTTCGCTACGGTTGTCGGCCCCCCGGATGAACACGATGTCGCCCGGCCCGGGCCGCTGCCCCGCCGCCAGTTCGCCATTCAGGGCGGACACGAAGGGGAGTTGTCCCAGGTTCCACAGGCGGCGGATGTTCTGCCCGGGGCGGTAGACGTAGCCGCCCGGTTCGGCCCGGTTGACGATCTCACGGTCCTGACAGCCCAGCCGCCACAGCAGCCAGTGCGGCAGAAAGCCGCAGGTGGTGCCGCAGCGGGGGACCGGATGACGCAGGCAGGCCGCGCCGTAATCCTTGGCGATCACGTCGAACACGCCGTCGCCCGCCGTGGAGGGTACGTGGGCGCGTAGCAGGGCCAGCGCGTCCCGCCGCACTTCGGGCACGGGGCGGGCGCGGGGCGGTGAGTCGGGCGGGGCCAGCGGGGGCGCCCCGGCCAGGAAAGCGTCGAGCTGCGCCCAGGTGCGCAGCCCCACCACCCCATCGTGGTCGCCCGGGTCCACGAAAACGCGCCGCTGGAACTCCAGCACCGCCGCGCGGGTGCGGGGGCCGAACAGCATGTCCACCGTGAGGGGGGCGAAGGGGAGGCCGGGGCGCCCCGCCGCCAGCTCGCGGGCGTGGACCTCGTTCAGTTTCGTCTGCACCTCGCCCACCGCCGGGTGCACCGCGCCCAGGGCAAGCGCGCGGGGGCGGCCGGGCAAAGGAGGGGGTGACAGCGTCATGGGGGAGGCTCCTTTCCGGCTTCAGCCGCGTTCAGGGCAGCGGGCGCGGGCCGCGCAGGTCGCCGAGGTTGCAGGTGTGCAGGCCCCGGTAGCAGTCGAAGTCCCAGTAACCGCGCGTGTCGAGGGCGACCGCGTTCCAGGCCTTGTGGGCCGCGTTGACCTCCATCCAGTCGCGGGCAAAGTTGCGCGAACCCGCCGCCAGCCGCGCTCCCATGTCCCGCGCGATGGCCTCGCCGTTGGGATGATCGAGCGGGGCCGACGCCTCGTAGCCCAGCAGCGCCGTGAGCGGGCCGCCTTTCGTCCGCAGGAGTTCTGCCCACTCGACGCCGGGGCCGCTGGGTCCCGACAGGTCCACCCGCAGCACCGAACAGCCCGCGAGGATCAGCACGTCGAGGTCCATCGGGCTTTTCCAGTGCGGCGCGAGGTCGGCGGGCGTGAGCCAGCAGCCGTAGCTGTGGGGCGAAGTCTCGACGGCCAGGCAGTTGCTCGCCCCCAGCCCGTGACCCGAGTAGTAGAAGACGTCGGCGGGGTTGCGCGCGAGGGCCTTGCGGGCGTCCGGCGGGACGCGCAGGCCGGGCTGCGGCAGCACCCGCGCCTCCAGCACCTCCAGCCCACCGGCCAGGAAGAGCTTGCGGGCGTCGGGCCGTTCGCTGGCCGCGTCGCCGGTCCCGGCCCCCGGCGTGCCCGGCTGGGTGCTCCGGCCACGCGGGGTCCAGCCCAGTGCCGTCCTGAAGTCCGCGTCGCTGGTCCCGCCGATGCGGACCACGGTGGCGACCTCCTTGCGCCGCGTCTCGACCGCCAGGAAGTCCCCCAGGTCGGCCAGGGCGACCGAGAGGCGGTACTCCTGCCCGCCGGAGGGCGCCCGACCGGAGCGCGCGGCGTTCAGCGACCGGCCCGTGAGGGTGGCCGTCCCGCTGTCGCCATTCGGGGGCCGACTCACGACGAACACGGGAAGCTCACCCGGCAGCACGGCGGCGGGGAGGCCGCTGGCGCGCAGGCGGACATTCAGCCGGGCTGCGTCCAGGCCGATCACGTCGTCCCAGGCGAGGGCGCGGGTGAAGGTGTCGTCCATCAGGGCCAGCGGCTCCACGGTGACCGCCGCCGCGCCCGAAGCGGGGTCGAGCACCACGGCGTCGAGCTGCGCCCAGGTGTGGGCGCCCACCTTGCCGTCGTGTTCGGCGGTCAGGCCGGGGAACACCTGCCGCTGGAATTCGAGCACCGCCGCCTGGGTGTGCGCTCCGAAGACACAGTCCTCGGTGAGCGGCACGCCCGGGAGGCCCGGCTGGCCGCGCAGAATCTGAGCGAAGTGAAAAGCGTTCAGCTTGCGCTGCACCTCGCGCACGGCGGGGTGGACCGATCCGCGAATCAGCAGCCGGGGGCGGTCGGCGGGCGCCACGGTCACGTCGGCGCATGGTCCGGCAACCTCGGCCAGGTCAGGGGCCAGCGTTTCCCCTAGACGCGGACGCAGCACGACCGTATGCGCGGCCACCCGCCCCGCGTCGTCCAGCACGCGCTGATGCGTTCCGCGCAGCTCGCCCGCCGCTGCCCGCCAGACCGGCGCGGAGGCGTCCCCCGGCCCGCGTACCACCGACACCGCCGTGAAGGGGCTGCCGGGCGCGCGCTGCACCAGCAGGTCACCGGGCAGGAGGCCGGACAGCGTTCCGCCCGGCGCGGCCACCAGCATCAGCCGGGGTTCAAGCGCGGCGCGCACCGCCGGGAACCCGTCTCCGCGAAAGGCGGCCCAGACCTCGTGGGGCCGCAGCGCTCCCCGCGCCAGCTCGGTCCAGAGGTCCGCCTCCTCGCCCCGCGCCGCCTCCAGCAGCACCTCGGCGGCGGAGGGAGGGCGGCCCGTCCCCAGCCCCGCCTCGAAGCGTTCGAGGAAGCGCAGGCCCGCCGGGCGGGCATCGGGGGGGGGAGGGATGGCAGGTTCGCTCTCGTCCCCGGTCCCCTTGCTCTCCTCCTCGGAGGCCGAGGCGAATTCAAACGCCGTCAGCTCGCCGTCCACGTCGGAGGTGAAGCCTTCTTCCGCTTCGGGCAGACTCTCCTCCCCGTCTGAGCTACCGGCAAATTCGAGCGCCGTCAACTCCGCGTCCACGTCGGAGACAAAACCTTCTTCCGACTCGGCTGTGGCTTCCACATCGGCCAGGCCGGGCGAGTGGACCGGGTGGACGTGTTCGCGCAGGAGGTCGGCGGCGGGCTGGGACGCTTCGTGCATGAGGGAAACCTCCTGCGCGGCGGGGAGGGGGAGGGAGGGAACCTGCCCCGTCCGCGCCGCCTGCACCGCCCGCCCGGGGTCCAGGTAGCCGCTGCCGACGCGCGCGAAATCCAGTTCCGGCGCGGCGGGTTCGCAACTGGCGAGGAGCAGGCGGCGCGTCCGGGCGATGTCGAGCGGCCCGGCGGCCTCGAACATCAGGGCCACCGTGCCGGTGACGTGGGGGGCGGCCATGCTGGTGCCCGACATCCGGGTGTAGAGGCGCGTCTCGCCGCCGTCCCGCCCGTGCGAGCGCGGCGCCAGGATCATCACGCCGGGCGCGATCAGGTCGGGTTTGGGCCGCCCGTCGCGCGTCGGCCCGGAGCTGGAGAAATGCCCCAGCGGGCGGTCCTCGCGGTGCGGGTCGTAGGCGCCCACCGCCAGGGTGCGGTAGCCGGTGCAGATGGTGCCGAGGGTATAGCGGGCGTCGGCCTCGTCACGGGGAAAGCGGGACTGGCAGCTCCCGCAGGCGCTGTCACGCTCGATCCAGGCGTGGACCCGCCCGTCCTGCACGTCCTGGCCGGTCAGGATCACGTGCCAGGCGTGAACGTCCGGCACCACCTCGCAGCGCACGCTGATCTGGTGGTCGCCGTTGTTGGGGTCGAAGGCGCGGTGGTAGACGCGCAGCACCTCGCGCCCGCCCTGCTGGGCCGCCGCGCGTTCGCCCAGCGCCGCCCGCGCGGCCAGTCGCCCGTCCGCCGAGCGCACCTCCACGCCCAGGCGGTCGCGGCCCGGATACCACAGGTCCAGTTCGTTGGGGGTGCGGTCCTGCGGGCTGACCTGCACCACGAAGGTCCGCGTCTCGCCGGGGCGCAGGGTCCAGTCGGCGTGGGTGCGGCGCTCGTAGTAGTTGCCGCAGCTCTGCACGATGGCCCGCCCCGGCGCGAGCGCGACCCACTCGTCCAGCGCGCGTTCGACCAGGCTGTGGCCGGTCTTCTCGCCCGCGTGGCGCCCCAGGCTCATGTTGACCACGCAGGGCCGCCCCGCCGCCACCCGCGCGATCAGGTCCAGCCCCTCCAGCAGTTCCACCGAGTTGCCCAACGGCACCGCGTCCGGCCCCTCCCGCGCGCCCATGTGCACGAACACCAGCTCCGCCTCCGGCGCGACGCCGGGCGGCCCACCCCCCCGGCCATTGCCGCCCGCGATGCCCAGCGTGTGCGTGCCATGCGCGCCCAGGCCCGGGTCGGCGTCGGCGGGGTGGTAGCCCAGCGCGGCGTAGGGGTCGGGCGCCTTCAACGCGGCGTTCAGGCGGGCCGCGTCGTAGAGCCGCCCGT
The window above is part of the Deinococcus metallilatus genome. Proteins encoded here:
- a CDS encoding DUF2272 domain-containing protein, whose product is MTLSPPPLPGRPRALALGAVHPAVGEVQTKLNEVHARELAAGRPGLPFAPLTVDMLFGPRTRAAVLEFQRRVFVDPGDHDGVVGLRTWAQLDAFLAGAPPLAPPDSPPRARPVPEVRRDALALLRAHVPSTAGDGVFDVIAKDYGAACLRHPVPRCGTTCGFLPHWLLWRLGCQDREIVNRAEPGGYVYRPGQNIRRLWNLGQLPFVSALNGELAAGQRPGPGDIVFIRGADNRSEHVCVFLEEVQRAGRTFWRSADAGQREGGLECARERERELVLGPRTASLRGGQDRTVIGWLSLAHLNFGEAPAVTDPPRTTGEADAESSATADLSDAFFAGMRAVGAALDAQPLHLLQVMMAESGIRADAHNAHGHASGLIQFMPATLLRLGWTAGHEAFRRLSAEEQLPFVERFYRPYKRYSLNSTARLYQATFLPATLAGGSDPDTVLTGRDGPYPSAYAANSGLDRRRDGTIRVSDLTAAVDRRCRGPRWEEARARLEGASPLPPAPIPPVPVPPGPTPPGPGTRPTLRAGAQGEAVREAQHLLNVIHARELAAGRPALPGAPLAEDGAFGQRTRAVTVAFQQLAFPGQPREHDGVIGSRTWARLDEWAGGAGPSPQPPPPQPVPPTPPPGDPAWTQFKADVVRIALEEDARWHPGGAARSETDPAMRPVLRGYWMDGAGLGGVAADRAIDDRTPWSAAFISWVMRRAGAGDRFRYAAGHTVYCAAAKRNRLRGDLANPFWLSRITEVAPQPGDLVCTGRQDSGVTFENVDDGQARPSHCDIVVEAAPGRLTVIGGNVGNTVGRKLIRVDERGLVLTDGGQRQYYAVLRVRTDPTRE
- a CDS encoding S8 family serine peptidase, which codes for MDPELYELLQEGDPADEVAVVLRLLDPARPPEGTRVVAHFGHVVTARVQRGTIPEVWRDPAVESMKAPKGVSPDLVRPADLTEALPLTPNDERRAGDLGATGRGVVIGLIDWGCDFAHPDFRHADGTTRLLALWDQRRGGDTDAWPYGYGRLYDAARLNAALKAPDPYAALGYHPADADPGLGAHGTHTLGIAGGNGRGGGPPGVAPEAELVFVHMGAREGPDAVPLGNSVELLEGLDLIARVAAGRPCVVNMSLGRHAGEKTGHSLVERALDEWVALAPGRAIVQSCGNYYERRTHADWTLRPGETRTFVVQVSPQDRTPNELDLWYPGRDRLGVEVRSADGRLAARAALGERAAAQQGGREVLRVYHRAFDPNNGDHQISVRCEVVPDVHAWHVILTGQDVQDGRVHAWIERDSACGSCQSRFPRDEADARYTLGTICTGYRTLAVGAYDPHREDRPLGHFSSSGPTRDGRPKPDLIAPGVMILAPRSHGRDGGETRLYTRMSGTSMAAPHVTGTVALMFEAAGPLDIARTRRLLLASCEPAAPELDFARVGSGYLDPGRAVQAARTGQVPSLPLPAAQEVSLMHEASQPAADLLREHVHPVHSPGLADVEATAESEEGFVSDVDAELTALEFAGSSDGEESLPEAEEGFTSDVDGELTAFEFASASEEESKGTGDESEPAIPPPPDARPAGLRFLERFEAGLGTGRPPSAAEVLLEAARGEEADLWTELARGALRPHEVWAAFRGDGFPAVRAALEPRLMLVAAPGGTLSGLLPGDLLVQRAPGSPFTAVSVVRGPGDASAPVWRAAAGELRGTHQRVLDDAGRVAAHTVVLRPRLGETLAPDLAEVAGPCADVTVAPADRPRLLIRGSVHPAVREVQRKLNAFHFAQILRGQPGLPGVPLTEDCVFGAHTQAAVLEFQRQVFPGLTAEHDGKVGAHTWAQLDAVVLDPASGAAAVTVEPLALMDDTFTRALAWDDVIGLDAARLNVRLRASGLPAAVLPGELPVFVVSRPPNGDSGTATLTGRSLNAARSGRAPSGGQEYRLSVALADLGDFLAVETRRKEVATVVRIGGTSDADFRTALGWTPRGRSTQPGTPGAGTGDAASERPDARKLFLAGGLEVLEARVLPQPGLRVPPDARKALARNPADVFYYSGHGLGASNCLAVETSPHSYGCWLTPADLAPHWKSPMDLDVLILAGCSVLRVDLSGPSGPGVEWAELLRTKGGPLTALLGYEASAPLDHPNGEAIARDMGARLAAGSRNFARDWMEVNAAHKAWNAVALDTRGYWDFDCYRGLHTCNLGDLRGPRPLP